One window of Hymenobacter sp. BRD128 genomic DNA carries:
- a CDS encoding DUF1800 family protein: MNTQQLQHLYWRAGFGPRPQEVAAGLSPSKALRQLLHEARAYEPIPSATLAGFQDPLGAVMAVPPGSPAPASQGAAGPAAAPPAPASSAQPGTASPAALAPPLAPVEELRPRSALALRRQGLPVLRRADLTPAQRKLQNESIRDAFISMSTAWIDKMATSPGQLREKVALFWHGHFACRTRRPDDSLALLNTIREKALGKFPDLLLAVSREPAMLQFLNNQQNRKEHPNENFAREVMELFTLGRGNYTEADVKEAARAFTGWGFDGQSRFVFRERQHDAGSKTLLGQTGNWGGEDALRIILQQPAASTFIVTKLYRFFVNDVPDPAHIAPLAAAFRKSDYDVSDLLERMFSADWFYAPANTASLIKSPVALVAGLRRTLNLKVDNDKQLLGYQKALGQTLFMPPNVAGWPGGRAWIDSSSLLLRLQLPSILFKNAEFAVRLKDDENDITPQTTGKERLVKNTETTHLPLAPIQLLLGPAPADQQPQLLASFLLQAPLRPENLALVQLAAAKATTPEERLRNTLVSLLSLPEYQLA; the protein is encoded by the coding sequence ATGAACACGCAGCAGCTCCAGCATTTGTATTGGCGGGCCGGCTTCGGCCCGCGCCCCCAAGAGGTGGCCGCTGGCCTCAGCCCCAGCAAGGCCCTGCGCCAGCTGCTGCACGAGGCCCGCGCCTACGAGCCCATTCCGAGCGCCACCCTGGCCGGTTTTCAGGACCCGCTGGGCGCGGTGATGGCGGTGCCGCCCGGCAGCCCGGCGCCGGCTAGCCAGGGTGCGGCCGGCCCGGCCGCCGCGCCTCCGGCGCCGGCCAGCTCGGCGCAGCCGGGCACGGCTAGCCCCGCCGCGCTGGCCCCGCCGCTGGCCCCCGTTGAGGAGCTGCGGCCCCGTTCGGCGCTGGCGCTGCGTCGCCAGGGCTTGCCGGTGCTGCGCCGGGCCGACCTCACGCCCGCGCAGCGCAAGCTGCAAAACGAGAGCATCCGCGACGCGTTTATTAGCATGAGCACGGCCTGGATAGACAAAATGGCGACCTCGCCCGGCCAGCTGCGCGAGAAAGTGGCGCTGTTCTGGCACGGGCACTTTGCCTGCCGCACGCGCCGGCCCGACGACTCGCTGGCTTTGCTCAATACCATTCGGGAGAAGGCGCTGGGCAAGTTTCCGGATTTGCTGCTGGCCGTGAGCCGCGAGCCGGCCATGCTGCAATTTCTTAATAACCAGCAAAATCGCAAGGAGCACCCCAACGAGAACTTTGCCCGCGAAGTGATGGAGCTGTTCACGCTGGGCCGGGGAAATTATACCGAGGCCGATGTGAAGGAAGCCGCCCGCGCCTTCACCGGCTGGGGCTTCGATGGGCAGAGCCGCTTCGTATTTAGAGAACGCCAGCACGATGCGGGCTCGAAAACGCTGCTGGGCCAGACGGGCAACTGGGGCGGCGAGGACGCCCTGCGTATCATCCTGCAGCAGCCGGCGGCGAGCACGTTTATCGTGACCAAGCTGTACCGCTTCTTCGTGAACGACGTGCCCGACCCGGCCCACATTGCGCCGCTAGCTGCGGCTTTTCGCAAAAGCGACTACGACGTGAGCGACTTGCTGGAGCGGATGTTTTCGGCCGACTGGTTTTACGCGCCGGCCAACACGGCTAGCCTCATCAAGTCGCCGGTGGCGCTGGTGGCCGGCCTGCGCCGCACGCTTAACCTGAAGGTGGACAACGACAAGCAACTGCTGGGCTACCAGAAAGCCTTGGGCCAGACGCTTTTCATGCCGCCCAACGTGGCCGGCTGGCCCGGTGGCCGCGCCTGGATAGACTCGTCGTCGCTGCTGCTGCGCTTGCAGCTACCGAGCATTCTGTTCAAAAACGCCGAATTTGCGGTGCGTCTCAAAGACGATGAAAATGACATCACGCCCCAAACCACCGGCAAGGAGCGCTTAGTCAAGAACACCGAAACTACGCACCTCCCGCTAGCCCCTATTCAGCTGCTGCTGGGCCCGGCCCCGGCCGACCAGCAGCCGCAGCTGCTGGCCAGCTTCCTGCTGCAAGCCCCGCTGCGCCCCGAAAACCTGGCGCTGGTGCAGCTAGCCGCCGCCAAAGCCACCACGCCCGAGGAGCGCCTGCGCAACACGCTGGTGAGTCTGCTGAGCCTGCCGGAGTACCAGTTGGCCTAG
- a CDS encoding aspartyl protease family protein translates to MRQLGIFWLLYFGLLRAGLAQQPTGVAALDQLVVALNSKSLAPVQPYLTPDTRVGSLPPAYTGRALAQLLPQVGPVEGLRIVRQEPAGPNTRYMCALARQGAEKELTLVLTPAGQFAELDLLPASTKQIGTTFGPEELTTPPSVVAPARVLDGLLLVEAEVDGRRGNFLLDTGAPALVLNQREFAAPAPEASPAATGGTGVNGKMAGMSHHLVQHFDWQGISFQQKAVPTLDLTSLQQKLGGLTLLGLIGYNILNQYALTLDYRGGQVRLRKPDLAAAPPAALMRVPFTLSGHLPVVALTVGGQTFQVGVDCGAQANLLDQQYQAGLARVLRRASTAQLSGADATARTVATARLPEVRLAGPLVFRKQATVFADMAHLNQNPNRAPLQGLVGYPLLSQYCPTIDYVNKELYFNAW, encoded by the coding sequence ATGCGACAACTAGGTATCTTTTGGCTCCTCTACTTTGGCCTGCTACGGGCGGGACTGGCGCAGCAGCCCACCGGCGTGGCGGCCCTCGACCAACTCGTGGTGGCCCTCAATAGCAAGTCGCTGGCGCCGGTGCAGCCCTACCTCACCCCCGATACGCGCGTGGGTAGCCTGCCGCCGGCCTACACCGGGCGGGCGCTGGCGCAGCTGCTGCCGCAGGTGGGTCCGGTCGAGGGGTTGCGCATCGTGCGCCAGGAACCGGCCGGCCCCAACACCCGCTACATGTGCGCGCTAGCCCGCCAGGGCGCCGAAAAAGAGCTGACCCTGGTGCTCACCCCCGCCGGGCAATTTGCTGAGCTGGACTTGCTACCGGCCAGCACGAAGCAAATCGGTACCACCTTTGGCCCCGAGGAGCTGACCACACCGCCCAGCGTAGTGGCGCCCGCTAGGGTACTCGACGGCCTGCTGCTGGTAGAGGCCGAGGTGGATGGCCGGCGCGGCAATTTCCTGCTCGACACCGGCGCCCCGGCGCTGGTGCTGAACCAGCGCGAGTTTGCGGCCCCTGCCCCCGAAGCCTCGCCGGCTGCTACGGGCGGCACCGGCGTAAATGGCAAGATGGCCGGCATGTCGCACCACCTGGTGCAGCACTTCGACTGGCAAGGCATTAGCTTTCAGCAGAAAGCAGTGCCCACGCTCGACCTGACCAGCCTGCAGCAAAAGCTGGGTGGCCTCACGCTGCTCGGCCTCATCGGCTACAATATCTTGAACCAATACGCCCTGACGCTCGACTACCGCGGCGGCCAGGTGCGACTGCGCAAGCCCGACCTGGCGGCCGCCCCGCCGGCCGCGCTCATGCGCGTGCCCTTCACGCTGAGCGGCCACCTGCCCGTGGTGGCCCTGACCGTGGGCGGCCAAACGTTTCAGGTGGGGGTAGACTGCGGGGCGCAGGCCAACCTGCTCGACCAGCAGTACCAGGCGGGGCTAGCCCGCGTGCTGCGCCGGGCCTCGACCGCCCAGCTCAGCGGAGCCGACGCCACCGCCCGCACCGTGGCCACTGCCCGCCTGCCCGAGGTGCGCCTGGCCGGCCCGCTGGTGTTTCGCAAGCAGGCCACAGTGTTTGCCGATATGGCGCACCTCAACCAAAATCCGAATCGGGCGCCCCTGCAAGGACTGGTGGGCTACCCGCTGCTAAGCCAGTATTGCCCCACCATCGACTACGTCAATAAAGAGTTGTATTTCAACGCCTGGTAG
- a CDS encoding lamin tail domain-containing protein has protein sequence MKHFVLFFFWLPLVAQAQLADSFTDGNFTANPTWTGDAGSFAVANQLLQSAGPAVTGTQIQLVTPCQASTGTSWEFWANLRLATSSGNLADVWLLASQADLKNPATKGYFVRLGGTDDEVSLFRKDSARSPVLVIDGLNGTLASTTNNVVRVRVTRSLQGQWTLARDLTGGRAFVAEASQPLDNTYQRSAVVGVSLLYSSANSKNFYFDDFNVVDTMAPLLVRAAAVDARTVDVVFNEAVSPASATDPGHYRLGTGAGPTTATVSALNPAVVRLTFGRDLGASNSLEVRQVADLYGNVAAGLLTATFGGVPVAPRVGELLITEILAKETPVVGLPASEFIELYNNSAKTLSLRGVRLLKPGSTTAAGLPDTARLLPGQYAVVCSSTRAAQFAGYGKVYGVSNFPVLTNAGDQLVLRGRDGSTLFEIAYADTWYRDLRKAQGGWTLEMLAPANYCGGAPNWQASQDPSGGTPGRRNSVAAPNPDRSPPGLLGAVALTPTTIRLSFGEKLDSAAVASPALYTLQSSTGAAPTVTRAAPVGPDFRAVDLAVSPALLPSRALTVAVARATDCVGNASGALSTAGVALPEAAQPGDVVVNEVLFNHAPGGVYFVELLNRSLRYVNLQGYQLATQKAGGGGTAVISPGAPYVLAPGQLVALTSATSSLQAQYPTSSEPAALLAVAGFPALDNSAGTVFIYSATGTELDHYAYDKSQHLSLLSTQAGVSLERIRANGPSLASNFHSAAGTVNYATPGRPNSQAQDAVGNGQELRMVPELFTPDDDGQQDFTTLNYELDQPGYVGSVTVYDAQGQLTRRLLRNESLPTTGFVQWDGLNEHGRKAAVGYYLVHVELFRPSGGERREYRKTVVVGARL, from the coding sequence ATGAAGCATTTCGTGCTTTTCTTTTTCTGGCTGCCGCTGGTGGCGCAGGCTCAACTTGCGGATTCCTTTACCGACGGTAACTTCACCGCCAACCCTACCTGGACCGGTGACGCGGGCAGCTTTGCCGTAGCCAACCAACTACTGCAAAGCGCCGGGCCGGCCGTCACGGGCACTCAAATTCAATTGGTTACCCCCTGCCAGGCCAGCACTGGCACCAGCTGGGAGTTTTGGGCCAACCTGCGGCTCGCTACCTCCTCGGGCAACCTGGCCGATGTGTGGCTGCTGGCTTCGCAGGCCGACCTCAAAAACCCCGCTACCAAAGGGTATTTCGTGCGCCTGGGCGGTACCGACGATGAAGTAAGCCTGTTTCGCAAAGACTCGGCCCGCAGCCCGGTGCTGGTGATTGATGGCCTGAATGGCACCCTGGCCAGCACTACCAACAACGTGGTGCGTGTGCGCGTAACCCGCTCCCTACAAGGCCAGTGGACACTGGCGCGCGACCTGACCGGCGGACGCGCCTTCGTGGCCGAGGCTAGCCAGCCCCTCGACAATACTTACCAGCGCAGCGCCGTGGTGGGCGTATCGCTGCTCTACTCTTCAGCTAATAGTAAGAATTTTTACTTCGACGACTTCAACGTTGTAGACACAATGGCGCCGCTGCTCGTGCGGGCCGCCGCCGTGGATGCTCGCACCGTGGACGTGGTTTTTAACGAAGCCGTGAGCCCCGCCTCGGCTACCGACCCTGGCCACTACCGGCTGGGCACGGGCGCGGGGCCCACAACGGCCACGGTTTCGGCACTGAACCCGGCCGTGGTGCGGCTCACCTTTGGCCGCGACCTGGGGGCCAGCAATTCATTAGAGGTGCGCCAAGTGGCTGACCTTTACGGTAATGTGGCGGCCGGGCTGCTCACCGCCACCTTTGGCGGGGTGCCGGTGGCGCCGCGCGTGGGCGAGCTGCTCATCACCGAAATACTGGCTAAGGAAACGCCCGTGGTGGGCCTGCCCGCCTCAGAATTCATTGAGCTTTACAATAACTCCGCTAAAACGCTGAGTTTGCGCGGCGTGCGCTTACTGAAACCCGGCAGCACTACCGCCGCTGGGCTGCCCGACACGGCCCGGCTGCTGCCCGGTCAGTACGCGGTGGTGTGCAGCAGTACCCGCGCGGCGCAGTTTGCCGGCTATGGTAAAGTGTACGGAGTCAGCAATTTTCCGGTTCTTACCAATGCTGGCGACCAGCTGGTGCTGCGCGGCCGCGATGGCAGCACGCTCTTCGAAATTGCCTACGCCGACACCTGGTACCGCGACCTGCGCAAGGCCCAGGGCGGCTGGACCCTCGAAATGCTGGCCCCCGCCAACTACTGCGGCGGCGCGCCTAACTGGCAGGCTAGCCAGGACCCGAGCGGCGGCACGCCCGGCCGCCGCAACAGCGTGGCCGCCCCCAACCCCGACCGCTCGCCCCCTGGCCTGCTCGGCGCCGTAGCCCTTACGCCCACCACCATCCGGCTGAGTTTTGGGGAGAAGCTCGACAGCGCGGCGGTGGCTAGCCCAGCGCTCTACACCTTGCAAAGCAGCACCGGCGCGGCGCCGACCGTAACCCGCGCGGCACCCGTCGGCCCCGATTTTCGGGCCGTGGACCTGGCGGTGAGTCCGGCGCTGCTGCCTAGCCGGGCGCTGACGGTGGCCGTGGCCCGCGCTACCGACTGCGTAGGCAATGCTAGCGGCGCGCTCAGCACGGCCGGCGTGGCCTTGCCCGAGGCCGCGCAGCCCGGCGACGTGGTCGTGAATGAGGTATTATTCAACCACGCCCCCGGCGGCGTGTATTTCGTGGAGCTGCTTAATCGGTCGCTGCGCTACGTCAATCTGCAAGGCTACCAGCTTGCTACGCAAAAAGCAGGCGGGGGCGGCACGGCCGTCATCAGCCCCGGCGCGCCCTACGTGCTGGCGCCCGGCCAGCTGGTGGCCCTTACTTCAGCTACGAGCAGCTTGCAGGCACAGTATCCTACCAGCAGCGAGCCGGCCGCGCTGCTGGCCGTGGCCGGCTTCCCGGCCCTGGACAACAGCGCGGGCACCGTGTTTATTTACAGCGCAACCGGCACGGAGCTAGACCATTATGCTTATGACAAAAGCCAGCATCTATCCCTGCTCAGCACGCAGGCGGGGGTGTCGCTGGAAAGAATACGGGCGAACGGGCCGAGCCTGGCCAGCAATTTCCATTCGGCCGCCGGCACGGTAAATTATGCCACGCCCGGCCGGCCCAACTCGCAGGCGCAGGACGCCGTGGGCAACGGCCAGGAACTGCGTATGGTGCCCGAATTATTTACGCCCGATGACGATGGCCAGCAGGATTTTACGACCCTCAATTACGAGCTCGACCAGCCTGGCTACGTGGGCTCGGTGACGGTATACGACGCGCAGGGCCAGCTGACGCGCCGCTTATTGCGCAATGAGAGCCTGCCTACTACCGGCTTTGTGCAGTGGGATGGCCTCAACGAGCACGGCCGCAAAGCGGCCGTGGGCTACTACCTGGTGCACGTCGAGCTGTTTCGACCCAGCGGCGGCGAGCGGCGCGAATACCGCAAAACGGTGGTCGTGGGCGCGCGGCTGTGA
- a CDS encoding VOC family protein: MPINPKTKGLAHVALRTTDFARAKAFYHDLLGLPIALDTPEILGFLVGSTFIGFKKAAPTYPGGGTFTPFNVGLDHIAIACEDEAELHRVADALQAAGVENTGVKQDVVGPMKYVAFKDPDRISWEFYMV; the protein is encoded by the coding sequence ATGCCGATTAATCCCAAAACCAAGGGCCTGGCCCACGTAGCCCTGCGCACCACCGACTTTGCCCGCGCCAAGGCGTTTTACCACGATTTGCTGGGCCTGCCAATCGCCCTCGACACCCCCGAAATACTCGGTTTTTTGGTCGGGTCCACGTTTATCGGCTTTAAGAAAGCGGCGCCCACCTACCCCGGCGGCGGCACCTTCACGCCCTTCAACGTAGGCCTCGACCACATTGCCATCGCCTGCGAAGACGAGGCTGAGCTGCACCGCGTGGCCGATGCCCTCCAGGCGGCCGGCGTCGAAAATACTGGTGTAAAACAAGATGTTGTGGGCCCCATGAAGTACGTAGCTTTTAAAGACCCCGACCGCATTTCCTGGGAATTTTACATGGTTTAG
- a CDS encoding aspartate-semialdehyde dehydrogenase — MKVAVVGATGLVGTEMLKVLAERQFPVTELLPVASAKSVGTVVHFRGTDYPVVSMETAIAARPAIAIFSAGGGVSLEFAPKFAEVGTVVVDNSSAWRMDPGKKLVVPEVNANVLTKDDKIIANPNCSTIQLVVALNDLHKKYKVERIVVSTYQSVTGTGKKAVDQLLQERAGQPVGNPAYPHAIDLNVLPHIDVFQPNGYTKEELKMVNETKKIMGDDSIRVTATCVRVPVMGGHSESVNIEFAQEFDLDEVRDILRRTDGVELVDDPSQNQYPMPKDSHGRDAVLVGRLRRDETQPNTLNMWVVADNLRKGAATNAVQIAEYLAAKGLV; from the coding sequence ATGAAAGTTGCCGTAGTGGGTGCCACCGGGCTGGTGGGCACCGAAATGCTGAAAGTGCTGGCCGAGCGCCAGTTTCCCGTGACCGAGCTGCTGCCCGTGGCTTCGGCCAAATCGGTGGGTACGGTGGTGCATTTCCGGGGCACCGACTACCCGGTGGTGAGCATGGAAACCGCCATTGCGGCGCGGCCGGCCATCGCCATTTTCTCGGCGGGCGGCGGCGTATCGCTGGAGTTCGCCCCCAAGTTTGCCGAAGTGGGCACGGTGGTCGTCGATAACTCCTCGGCCTGGCGCATGGACCCCGGCAAGAAGCTGGTGGTGCCCGAAGTGAACGCCAATGTGCTGACCAAAGATGATAAAATCATTGCCAATCCCAACTGCTCGACTATTCAGCTGGTAGTGGCGCTCAATGACTTGCATAAAAAATATAAGGTCGAGCGCATTGTCGTAAGCACGTACCAGAGCGTAACCGGCACCGGCAAGAAAGCCGTGGACCAGCTCCTGCAGGAGCGCGCCGGCCAGCCCGTTGGCAACCCGGCTTACCCGCACGCCATCGACCTGAACGTGCTGCCCCACATCGACGTGTTTCAGCCCAACGGCTACACCAAGGAGGAGCTGAAAATGGTGAACGAAACGAAGAAAATCATGGGTGATGACAGCATTCGCGTTACCGCCACCTGCGTGCGCGTACCCGTGATGGGCGGCCACTCCGAGTCGGTAAATATTGAGTTTGCCCAGGAGTTTGACCTCGATGAGGTGCGCGACATCCTGCGCCGCACCGATGGCGTGGAATTGGTAGATGACCCTAGCCAGAACCAATACCCCATGCCCAAGGACAGCCACGGCCGCGACGCCGTGCTGGTGGGCCGCCTGCGCCGCGACGAAACTCAGCCCAACACCCTCAATATGTGGGTGGTAGCCGATAACCTGCGCAAAGGCGCCGCCACCAATGCCGTGCAGATTGCCGAGTATCTGGCGGCGAAGGGACTGGTGTAG
- a CDS encoding four-helix bundle copper-binding protein, translating to MKNALADYRSLLDALARCVAACEYCADACLSEDNVKMMVPCIRLDRDCADICRVTAAFIARNSPHAPHIIKECIELCQKCHDECAKHPHDHCQQCAQACQACLEACQAYAA from the coding sequence ATGAAAAATGCTCTCGCCGATTACCGCTCCCTGCTCGATGCCCTGGCCCGCTGCGTGGCCGCCTGCGAATACTGCGCCGACGCCTGCCTGAGTGAAGACAATGTAAAAATGATGGTGCCGTGTATTCGCCTTGACCGCGACTGCGCGGATATCTGCCGGGTCACGGCCGCTTTCATCGCCCGCAACTCGCCCCACGCTCCGCATATTATCAAAGAGTGCATTGAGCTGTGCCAGAAGTGCCACGATGAATGTGCCAAGCATCCGCACGACCACTGCCAGCAGTGCGCTCAGGCCTGCCAAGCCTGCCTGGAAGCCTGCCAGGCTTACGCGGCCTAG
- a CDS encoding AraC family transcriptional regulator, with protein MKTNLLHIKNMVCPRCVEAVQNLLVKAGYEPTKVTLGQAQLAPGTPVDPRVVAPLLREAGFDVLLDRAEQLTEQIKAVLQEYLEHLRTAPAPLTTSAFLADRFATTYSHLSKVFSRTANLTIEKYLIRMKIERVKELLSYGEMTLVQIADQLRYSSGQHLSNQFRQVTGRSVSEFRRMLQPERLSMDALS; from the coding sequence GTGAAAACCAATCTGCTGCACATCAAGAACATGGTTTGCCCGCGCTGCGTCGAGGCGGTTCAGAATCTGCTGGTGAAAGCCGGCTACGAGCCGACCAAGGTGACGCTGGGCCAGGCGCAGCTAGCCCCCGGCACGCCCGTTGACCCCCGCGTGGTGGCCCCGCTGCTGCGCGAAGCCGGCTTCGACGTGCTGCTCGACCGGGCCGAGCAGCTCACCGAGCAGATTAAGGCGGTGCTGCAAGAATATCTGGAGCACCTGCGCACTGCGCCGGCCCCGCTCACGACCTCGGCTTTCCTAGCCGACCGCTTCGCGACTACTTACTCGCACCTGAGCAAGGTGTTTTCGCGCACGGCCAACCTAACCATCGAGAAGTACCTCATTCGCATGAAGATAGAGCGCGTGAAAGAGCTGCTCAGCTACGGCGAAATGACGCTGGTGCAGATTGCCGACCAGCTGCGCTACAGCTCGGGCCAGCACCTGAGCAACCAGTTTCGGCAGGTGACGGGCCGCTCGGTGAGCGAGTTTCGCCGCATGCTCCAGCCCGAGCGCCTGTCAATGGATGCGCTGAGCTAA
- a CDS encoding YncE family protein — MKKLFRPLVLSTALLGFLASCHNSDPSPSPTPTGAGQYAFVINEGNFSNGIGSVSRFDKTSKDLVTDAFATANGGAVLGSVVESMTVVDTKGYVVVNNSNKIEVVSLPDFKSTATIAGLNQPRFLVRSVANPGRAYVTEWLGGPYPAPYTAGRISIIDLTTNKVTGTIPVGINPEKPVLVGGKLYVPNTGSTFLTVIDDATPTNTPTTVAVPTPAGSVVADKNNTLWALCSTDYGSQAATLLHYNASPSAGTLQKAFPFPTVGSGGGLRISPDGSQLYYSYGKGEYRMSITDAALPATPLIRRSFYGFDIDPATGLLYGTDALNYSNPGRLLRYQPSGTLMDSTTVQVSPNGVVFY; from the coding sequence ATGAAAAAATTGTTTCGCCCTTTGGTGCTGAGCACCGCGCTACTTGGTTTCCTGGCTAGCTGCCACAACAGCGACCCGTCGCCTTCGCCCACGCCCACCGGCGCGGGCCAGTACGCATTCGTTATCAACGAGGGCAACTTCAGTAACGGCATTGGCTCGGTGAGCCGCTTCGACAAGACGAGCAAGGACCTCGTGACCGATGCCTTTGCCACGGCCAACGGCGGGGCGGTGCTGGGCAGCGTGGTCGAAAGCATGACGGTAGTAGATACCAAAGGCTACGTGGTCGTCAACAACAGCAACAAGATTGAGGTCGTGTCGCTGCCCGATTTCAAGTCAACGGCCACCATTGCGGGCCTCAACCAGCCGCGTTTCCTGGTGCGCTCGGTGGCCAACCCCGGCCGCGCCTACGTAACCGAGTGGCTCGGCGGCCCCTACCCGGCGCCGTACACGGCCGGCCGCATCAGCATTATTGACCTCACTACCAACAAAGTAACCGGCACCATCCCGGTGGGCATCAACCCCGAAAAGCCCGTGCTGGTGGGCGGCAAGCTCTACGTGCCTAATACGGGCAGCACCTTCCTCACCGTCATTGACGACGCTACCCCCACCAACACCCCCACCACCGTTGCCGTGCCCACCCCGGCCGGCAGCGTGGTGGCCGACAAAAACAATACCCTGTGGGCATTGTGTAGCACCGATTATGGCAGCCAAGCGGCCACCTTGCTTCACTACAACGCCAGCCCCAGCGCCGGCACACTACAAAAGGCCTTTCCCTTCCCCACGGTGGGCTCGGGCGGCGGCCTGCGCATCAGCCCCGATGGCTCGCAGCTCTACTACAGCTACGGCAAGGGCGAGTACCGCATGAGCATTACCGACGCGGCGCTGCCTGCCACGCCGCTCATTCGGCGCAGCTTCTATGGCTTTGATATTGACCCCGCTACGGGCCTGCTCTACGGCACCGACGCCCTCAACTACAGCAACCCTGGCCGCCTGCTGCGCTACCAGCCCAGCGGCACCCTCATGGACTCGACCACCGTGCAGGTGAGCCCCAACGGGGTGGTTTTCTACTAG
- a CDS encoding TonB-dependent receptor yields MLVFSLFATAFSRPAGGRLLGALAVLLAASPAARAQTPRPADTLTTRAHRLPEAQVRAVRPSRFAIGSRRLVLDSTALAQYRGAALVELLEARTPLYIKNYGPGQLASISLRGTSARHTAVLWQGLNITIPSLGEADFAILPVGAATRIAVQPGPAAALYGSGTIGGAVLLDTDLDWRPGLRGSVQADAGSFGLRGGSLEARGAAAGVAARTAASWRTAQNDYLYTVQEARGPVQRTLTNAVLHHQWSFSQDVALQLGLAGELTASAWLTDTDRDIQPSVYAAPTLTRERDQSRRLLLGYRRVAAPGRQWSVRGAWFEDVLDYSDNGATSHSLMHTTQAQADHTAALGQRGSLRLGAEVQHFAARIDGYGPGEVSENRAAAFALLRYDPRPGLRLSANLRAAALPGGATPLTPTAGLEWDWLGGHLTATGDSAHHTLTLRASASRSYRAPTLNERYWHPGGNPDLRPETGQGYEGGLQHRLRLGTLASLQTEVAAFHQLVDDWVQWMPDDQGIWTPRNLRRVRSQGLETTAALRLRRQGYRLHARAAYSLTQTTKLQGSPADYDPVGVQLMFVPRHQASFTTDQQWRGWLLSTQASAVGQRYTDASGTAALPAYAVAGATLGYTWHLAGCDLTGTVRSYNLLNQQYSAYPGRPAPPRGWLASLRLGWR; encoded by the coding sequence GTGTTGGTTTTCAGTCTCTTTGCAACAGCGTTTTCTCGCCCGGCCGGCGGGCGGCTACTCGGTGCCCTGGCGGTACTGCTGGCCGCTAGCCCCGCCGCGCGCGCCCAAACGCCCCGCCCGGCCGACACACTCACTACCCGCGCCCACCGCCTGCCCGAGGCGCAGGTACGGGCCGTGCGCCCGAGCCGCTTCGCCATCGGCAGCCGCCGGCTGGTGCTCGACTCCACGGCCCTGGCCCAGTACCGGGGCGCGGCGCTGGTTGAGCTGCTGGAAGCCCGCACCCCGCTGTATATCAAGAACTATGGGCCGGGGCAGCTGGCGTCGATTTCGCTGCGCGGCACCTCGGCGCGGCACACCGCCGTGCTGTGGCAGGGACTGAACATCACTATTCCGTCGCTGGGCGAGGCCGATTTTGCCATTCTGCCGGTGGGGGCGGCCACGCGCATTGCGGTGCAGCCCGGGCCGGCCGCCGCGCTCTACGGCAGCGGCACCATCGGCGGGGCCGTGCTGCTCGACACCGACCTCGACTGGCGGCCCGGCCTGCGCGGCAGCGTGCAAGCCGATGCGGGCAGCTTTGGGCTGCGCGGCGGCAGCCTGGAGGCGCGCGGGGCCGCCGCCGGCGTGGCGGCCCGCACCGCGGCCAGCTGGCGCACCGCCCAAAACGACTACCTCTACACCGTGCAGGAGGCGCGCGGCCCCGTGCAGCGCACCCTCACCAATGCGGTGCTGCACCACCAGTGGAGCTTCAGCCAGGATGTGGCCCTGCAGCTGGGGCTAGCTGGCGAACTCACGGCCAGCGCCTGGCTCACCGATACCGACCGCGACATTCAGCCCAGCGTGTATGCCGCGCCCACCCTCACCCGCGAGCGCGACCAGAGCCGCCGCCTGCTGCTGGGCTACCGCCGGGTGGCCGCGCCGGGGCGGCAGTGGTCGGTGCGCGGCGCGTGGTTTGAGGACGTGCTCGACTACAGCGACAACGGCGCCACCAGCCACTCGCTCATGCACACCACCCAGGCCCAGGCCGACCACACGGCTGCCCTGGGCCAGCGCGGCAGCCTGCGGCTAGGAGCCGAGGTGCAGCACTTTGCCGCCCGCATCGATGGCTACGGGCCGGGCGAGGTGAGCGAGAACCGCGCCGCCGCCTTCGCCCTGCTGCGCTATGACCCGCGCCCTGGCCTGCGGCTGTCGGCCAACCTGCGGGCGGCGGCGCTGCCCGGCGGGGCCACGCCCCTCACGCCCACGGCCGGCCTGGAGTGGGACTGGCTAGGGGGCCACCTCACGGCTACCGGCGACTCGGCCCACCATACGCTCACGCTGCGGGCCAGCGCCTCGCGCAGCTACCGCGCCCCTACCCTGAACGAGCGCTACTGGCACCCCGGCGGCAACCCCGACCTGCGCCCCGAAACCGGCCAGGGCTACGAGGGTGGCCTACAGCACCGCCTGCGCCTGGGCACCCTGGCTAGCCTGCAAACCGAAGTAGCCGCCTTTCATCAGCTGGTGGATGACTGGGTGCAGTGGATGCCCGACGACCAGGGCATCTGGACGCCGCGCAACCTGCGCCGGGTGCGCAGCCAGGGCCTCGAAACCACCGCCGCCCTGCGCCTGCGCCGCCAGGGCTACCGCCTGCACGCCCGCGCCGCCTACAGCCTCACCCAAACCACTAAGCTCCAGGGCTCACCGGCCGACTACGACCCCGTGGGCGTGCAGCTCATGTTTGTACCCCGGCACCAGGCTTCTTTCACCACCGACCAGCAGTGGCGCGGCTGGCTGCTCAGCACCCAGGCCAGCGCCGTGGGCCAGCGCTACACCGATGCCTCGGGCACGGCAGCCCTGCCCGCCTACGCCGTGGCGGGCGCCACGCTGGGCTACACCTGGCACCTGGCGGGCTGTGACCTCACCGGCACGGTGCGCAGCTATAATCTTCTTAATCAGCAGTATTCGGCTTATCCCGGCCGGCCCGCGCCGCCGCGCGGCTGGCTAGCCAGCCTGCGGCTGGGCTGGCGCTAG